In Parerythrobacter aestuarii, the sequence TCGGGATAGCCGAGCCCGATAACCCCTGCTTCGGCAGCCTTCTTGTGCAGCTCGCGCGGCAGCTCGCCGGCTGCTTCCCACTTTGCCACATGCGGCATGATCTCGCGCGTCACGAAAGTGCGCACGCTCTGGCACACGGCCTCATGGGTATCGTCATAATGCGGCGAGCGGGCGCGCCATTGGTCGAACAGCGGGGTCTCCATAGTCATAGTTCTCCCCTCGGGATGCGCAGCAGGACCCCGGTCTGGCTCGAAATGGCGAGCAGTCGTCCATCCTCGGCAAAATGCCGCGCCGAGCCATGCACCACGCCGCGATCAAAGGCGGCGAATTCAGTGACGCTGAGCACCCAGCCGGGATCGGCCCCCTGCACGAAGCGGAACATGGCATCGAGGCTGAAACCGCCGCGTGCGGCCGGATGCCCGCCAAGAAACAGGTCGGAAATGATCGCCAGCCAGCCCGCATCGATGGCGAAGTCCGCGCGCGATCGGGTCCAGGTGGCATGCACGCCGCGGTCTTCGTCATGCAGTGCCACGCGGTATTCGAACTGGTCGGGCAATCCGCCGGGCGAGGAATGGCTGATCTCGACCGGCGTCGCGTTGTCCGGACCGACAAGCTCGGGCATTGCGGCAAACAGCGTCTGCTCATTGGGTTCGCGATAGCCCAGCGCTCCGCCGGCCCGGTGCGTAGGGCGGCCGTTGACCTGGGCGCTCGCGGCATATTGCGCCACCGACTGGCCGCCGCCGCATTGCTCGACCGAGACCAACAGTTCCTCGGCATGCTGCGTGGCTCCGAGAAACTGCACCTGCGCCCACAGCAACGGCAATTCGCTGTCGAGCTGCATGGCATCGACGATCGCCGCCAGCGCCACCCCACCCATGATATGCGGCGCGCCGTCGGGCCCGGCGGTGGCCGGAGGCATGACAGGGAGGATGTATGTGCCGCTTTGCTCGCCCGGCACGACGCGCCAGAACGGGAAGCGACCGACACTCACAGGCGCTTGCTCACAGCCTTGGCAGCGTTACGCCGCGCTGACCCATATATTTGCCAGCCCGGTCGGCATAGGTGACTTCAGGCCGTTCATTGCCCTGCAGG encodes:
- a CDS encoding thioesterase family protein, which codes for MSVGRFPFWRVVPGEQSGTYILPVMPPATAGPDGAPHIMGGVALAAIVDAMQLDSELPLLWAQVQFLGATQHAEELLVSVEQCGGGQSVAQYAASAQVNGRPTHRAGGALGYREPNEQTLFAAMPELVGPDNATPVEISHSSPGGLPDQFEYRVALHDEDRGVHATWTRSRADFAIDAGWLAIISDLFLGGHPAARGGFSLDAMFRFVQGADPGWVLSVTEFAAFDRGVVHGSARHFAEDGRLLAISSQTGVLLRIPRGEL